A window of the Cystobacter fuscus genome harbors these coding sequences:
- a CDS encoding LysR family transcriptional regulator, with amino-acid sequence MDNRAGEMQVFVRVVEAGSFSEAARQMMMTPSTVSKLIGRIETRLGVRLIERSTRRLSLTNEGQVYYERSTSLLTELDDIERDLSHGAQHASGTVRVNASVAFGARGVEPLLPAFWAAHPHIRVDLSLSDEIVDLYLDRTDVAFRVGALDSSSLIALRIGTARRKIVASPAYLERHGVPRTIEELDRHNCLGFNFRRSAPVWPLRQGGRIVDRIVGGSLLANNGETVRRMAIAGVGLARLGDYHVAADLAAGRLVEVLAGDGTGDAEEVHALHLGGQRVPRRVRAFLDFMVPRLQAFMKVR; translated from the coding sequence ATGGACAATCGTGCGGGTGAGATGCAGGTGTTCGTGCGCGTCGTGGAGGCGGGAAGCTTCTCCGAGGCGGCGCGGCAGATGATGATGACCCCCTCCACCGTCAGCAAGCTCATTGGCCGCATCGAGACACGGCTGGGGGTGCGGCTCATCGAGCGCTCCACGCGCCGTCTCTCCCTCACCAACGAGGGGCAGGTCTACTACGAGCGCAGCACGTCGCTGCTCACCGAACTCGACGACATCGAGAGAGACCTCTCCCACGGGGCGCAACATGCGAGCGGGACGGTGCGGGTCAACGCCTCGGTCGCCTTTGGCGCGCGCGGGGTGGAGCCGCTGTTGCCCGCCTTCTGGGCGGCGCATCCCCATATCCGCGTCGACCTGTCGCTCTCCGATGAGATCGTCGACCTCTATCTCGACCGCACCGACGTGGCCTTTCGCGTGGGCGCACTGGATTCCTCCAGCCTGATCGCGCTCAGGATTGGCACCGCACGGCGCAAGATCGTGGCCTCACCCGCCTATCTCGAGCGGCACGGGGTGCCCCGCACGATCGAGGAGCTCGATCGCCACAACTGCCTGGGCTTCAACTTCCGCCGGTCCGCGCCCGTCTGGCCACTCAGGCAGGGCGGGCGCATCGTCGACCGGATCGTCGGGGGCAGCCTGCTCGCCAACAACGGCGAGACGGTCCGGCGGATGGCCATCGCGGGGGTCGGGCTCGCCCGGCTCGGTGATTACCATGTGGCGGCGGACCTCGCCGCCGGCCGGCTGGTCGAGGTGCTGGCCGGAGATGGCACGGGCGACGCGGAGGAAGTCCACGCGCTCCATCTCGGAGGTCAGCGCGTGCCTCGGCGGGTACGCGCCTTCCTCGACTTCATGGTCCCCCGCCTCCAGGCCTTCATGAAGGTGCGCTGA
- a CDS encoding bestrophin family protein, with amino-acid sequence MIVGKTPSWRIVLKYTGRPVALHVLVATAVVIAYSEFELTFLAVPALPVTVLAATVGILLTFRNNSAYDRWWEARTLWGSLVNTSRTFARQVLTFLPGSLSNESSSVSSVPRAASRLLRTAVETSPHGGTLGVSDGAVRDRFGKARGAFIAPHVPVDPATLGVLQASPDGRADIPVSFESITADARELVYAQIGFVNALRCHLRRQDPFPAIQPFFHPSVMDALREEQNVPTAIVVWMSARLRRVLGEVPGVESMLRLTILNNSLTDLMNILGACERIKNTPIPRQYDVLPHAMVRAYLALLPLGVVADLGILTPFVTAIIAFLFIAMDAVGRDVETPFENSYSDTPMTALSRTIEINLRQMLGETELPPPLQPEDGLLY; translated from the coding sequence ATGATTGTTGGCAAGACGCCGTCCTGGCGCATCGTGCTCAAGTACACGGGCCGTCCGGTCGCGTTGCACGTCCTGGTCGCCACCGCGGTGGTCATCGCGTACAGCGAGTTCGAGCTCACCTTCCTGGCGGTGCCAGCGCTGCCCGTGACGGTGCTCGCCGCGACCGTCGGCATCCTGCTCACCTTCCGCAACAACTCCGCCTATGACCGGTGGTGGGAGGCGCGCACGCTGTGGGGCTCGCTGGTGAACACGTCGCGCACGTTCGCCCGTCAGGTACTCACCTTCCTGCCCGGCTCCCTGTCCAACGAGTCCTCCTCCGTCTCCAGCGTGCCGCGGGCCGCCTCGCGCCTCTTGCGCACGGCGGTGGAGACGTCTCCCCATGGTGGCACGCTGGGGGTGAGCGATGGCGCCGTGCGCGACCGCTTCGGCAAGGCGCGGGGCGCGTTCATTGCTCCCCACGTGCCCGTGGACCCGGCCACCCTCGGTGTGCTCCAGGCCTCGCCGGATGGACGCGCCGACATCCCGGTGAGCTTCGAGTCCATCACCGCGGACGCGCGCGAGCTGGTGTACGCGCAGATCGGCTTCGTGAACGCGCTGCGCTGTCACCTGCGGCGCCAGGATCCCTTCCCCGCCATCCAGCCCTTCTTCCACCCGTCCGTGATGGACGCGCTGCGCGAGGAGCAGAACGTGCCCACGGCCATCGTCGTGTGGATGTCGGCGCGGCTGCGCCGCGTCCTCGGCGAGGTCCCGGGCGTCGAGTCCATGCTCCGCTTGACCATCCTCAACAACTCGCTCACCGACCTGATGAACATCCTCGGGGCCTGCGAGCGCATCAAGAACACCCCCATCCCGCGCCAGTACGACGTGCTGCCCCACGCCATGGTGCGCGCCTACCTCGCCCTGCTCCCGCTCGGCGTGGTGGCCGATCTCGGCATTCTCACGCCCTTCGTGACCGCCATCATCGCCTTCCTCTTCATCGCCATGGATGCCGTGGGCCGCGACGTCGAGACCCCCTTCGAGAACAGCTACAGCGACACGCCCATGACGGCGCTCAGCCGCACCATCGAGATCAACCTGCGGCAGATGCTCGGCGAGACGGAGCTGCCTCCCCCCTTGCAGCCCGAGGATGGACTGCTCTACTGA
- a CDS encoding GNAT family N-acetyltransferase, translating to MTLLFRAADLIAERVADADVECLQPLLEQCEDYHQLVYGRPATGDEARRMPSERPPGLTPEQPHLLALRDAHGRSVGVLEGLRDYPSPGEWYLGLLLLAPEVRGQGRGEAVLRAYADWGRAEGGRLLRLAAVEQNEAGRRFWARMGFREEKWVGPLEQGLRMNRLVRMTMALD from the coding sequence ATGACCCTCCTCTTCCGCGCCGCGGACCTCATCGCCGAGCGTGTGGCCGACGCCGACGTGGAGTGCTTGCAACCGTTGCTCGAGCAGTGCGAGGACTACCACCAGCTCGTCTATGGTCGGCCCGCCACCGGGGACGAAGCCCGCCGGATGCCCTCCGAGCGTCCTCCGGGCCTGACGCCGGAGCAGCCACACCTGCTGGCCCTGCGCGATGCGCACGGGCGGAGCGTCGGAGTTCTCGAGGGACTGAGGGACTACCCTTCGCCTGGGGAATGGTACCTGGGGTTGCTGTTGCTCGCGCCCGAGGTTCGTGGCCAGGGACGTGGCGAGGCCGTGCTCCGGGCCTATGCGGATTGGGGGCGGGCCGAAGGCGGCCGGCTGCTCAGGCTGGCGGCGGTGGAGCAGAATGAAGCGGGCCGCCGCTTCTGGGCGCGCATGGGCTTCCGGGAGGAGAAATGGGTGGGTCCCCTGGAGCAGGGGCTGCGCATGAACCGGCTGGTGCGCATGACGATGGCGCTGGACTGA
- a CDS encoding pyridoxal phosphate-dependent decarboxylase family protein has translation MAPPRPPLATAYDAEHFRQLGHQLVDQLADHLARTTRREGPVLPWAPPEVHIANFPADFPEEPTGDVPALLARVVEGSHHLHHPHYVGHQVSAPLPLAALCDFVSSFLNNGMAVYDMGPIVTAMEHNVLGWMAGTLGLPKGARGVLTSGGSAGNLTALLAARQAKAGFDAWNGGATAGPPLTVLVPETAHYCLARATRVMGWGSGGVTPVPVDARYRLRPEALEDALATARRAGRHPIAVVASAGSTATGAFDPLEAVADFCAKHGLWFHVDGAHGASTALSPRYRHLVKGIERADSVVWDAHKMMMMPALITAVLFREGQRSFDAFAQEASYLFTGQDTRSWHDVAMRTLECTKEMMALKLYTCLKVLGTRIFADAVTASFDLARRFAERLEAAGDFELAVSPDCNIVCFRHTPEGVPPGELDALQVRLRESLVRSGDFYLVQTTLGGKVWLRTTLINPLTTDADLEALLEALRRAA, from the coding sequence ATGGCTCCTCCCCGTCCTCCCCTCGCCACCGCCTACGACGCCGAGCACTTCCGCCAGCTCGGGCACCAGCTCGTGGATCAGCTCGCCGACCACCTCGCCCGCACCACGCGCCGCGAGGGCCCGGTGCTGCCCTGGGCACCGCCCGAGGTCCACATCGCGAACTTCCCCGCGGACTTCCCCGAGGAGCCCACGGGGGACGTCCCGGCCCTGCTCGCCCGCGTGGTGGAGGGCTCGCACCACCTGCACCATCCCCACTACGTGGGCCATCAGGTCTCGGCGCCCCTGCCCCTGGCCGCCCTGTGTGACTTCGTCTCCTCGTTCCTCAACAACGGCATGGCCGTGTACGACATGGGGCCCATCGTCACCGCCATGGAGCACAACGTGCTCGGCTGGATGGCGGGGACGCTCGGCCTGCCCAAGGGAGCGAGGGGCGTGCTCACCTCGGGAGGCTCGGCGGGCAACCTCACCGCGCTGCTCGCCGCGCGCCAGGCGAAGGCCGGCTTCGATGCGTGGAATGGAGGCGCCACGGCCGGACCGCCGCTCACCGTGCTCGTCCCCGAGACGGCCCACTACTGCCTGGCGCGCGCCACGCGGGTGATGGGCTGGGGCAGCGGGGGCGTCACCCCCGTTCCGGTGGACGCGCGCTACCGCCTGCGTCCGGAGGCGCTGGAGGACGCGCTCGCCACGGCCCGGCGCGCCGGCCGCCATCCCATCGCCGTGGTGGCCAGCGCCGGCTCCACCGCCACGGGCGCCTTCGATCCACTCGAGGCCGTGGCGGACTTCTGCGCGAAGCACGGGCTGTGGTTCCACGTGGATGGAGCCCATGGGGCGTCGACGGCGCTCAGTCCACGCTATCGCCACCTGGTGAAGGGCATCGAGCGCGCGGACTCGGTGGTGTGGGACGCGCACAAGATGATGATGATGCCGGCGCTCATCACCGCCGTGCTCTTCCGCGAGGGACAGCGCTCCTTCGACGCCTTCGCGCAGGAGGCCAGCTACCTCTTCACGGGGCAGGACACGCGCTCGTGGCACGACGTGGCGATGCGCACGCTCGAGTGCACCAAGGAGATGATGGCGCTCAAGCTGTACACGTGCCTGAAGGTGCTGGGCACGCGGATTTTCGCGGACGCCGTCACGGCGAGCTTCGATCTGGCGCGGCGCTTCGCCGAGCGGCTGGAGGCCGCCGGGGACTTCGAGCTGGCCGTATCCCCGGACTGCAACATCGTCTGCTTCCGGCACACGCCGGAGGGGGTGCCCCCGGGCGAGTTGGATGCGCTCCAGGTGCGCCTGCGCGAGTCGCTCGTGCGGAGCGGGGACTTCTACCTCGTGCAGACGACGCTGGGCGGGAAGGTGTGGCTGCGCACCACGCTCATCAACCCGCTCACCACGGACGCGGACCTGGAAGCCCTGCTGGAGGCCCTGCGCCGGGCGGCGTGA
- a CDS encoding NAD-dependent epimerase/dehydratase family protein, translating into MKIFVTGASGYIGGSVAALLVKKGHQVRGLVRNPDKAEGVRAQGIEPVMGSLDDAALLEAEARAADAVINAADSDHLGAVQALLAGLAGSGKRFLHTSGSSIVGDEAMGEPSERTFTEETPVKPEPDKEHRVALNKRILEAAPGVHTVILCNSLIYGHTLGPPAQSVQLPPLVREAKETRIARYIGRGLNIWSNVHIADMAELYLLALEKAPAGSFYYVENGEASFEDIARAIARRLGLGPAQALPASEAIAKWGRELAVFALGSNSRVRADKARAELGWKPTHGSVTEWIERELAA; encoded by the coding sequence ATGAAGATCTTCGTGACGGGAGCAAGCGGCTATATCGGCGGTTCCGTTGCCGCCTTGCTGGTGAAGAAGGGCCATCAGGTGCGCGGCCTCGTGCGCAACCCGGACAAGGCCGAGGGCGTGCGCGCCCAGGGCATCGAGCCGGTGATGGGCTCACTGGACGACGCGGCGCTGCTGGAGGCGGAGGCGCGGGCGGCCGACGCGGTGATCAACGCCGCCGACAGCGATCATCTGGGCGCGGTGCAGGCACTGCTCGCCGGGCTCGCGGGCTCGGGCAAGCGCTTCCTCCACACGAGTGGCTCCAGCATCGTCGGTGACGAGGCGATGGGTGAGCCCTCCGAGCGCACCTTCACCGAGGAGACGCCCGTGAAGCCCGAGCCGGACAAGGAGCACCGCGTCGCCCTCAACAAGCGGATCCTCGAGGCCGCACCCGGCGTCCACACAGTCATCCTCTGCAACAGCCTCATCTACGGCCACACGCTGGGCCCGCCCGCCCAGAGCGTCCAGCTTCCCCCACTCGTGCGCGAGGCGAAGGAGACGCGGATCGCCCGCTACATCGGGCGTGGGCTGAACATCTGGTCCAACGTCCACATCGCCGACATGGCGGAGCTGTACCTGCTCGCGCTGGAGAAGGCGCCCGCCGGCAGCTTCTACTACGTCGAGAATGGCGAGGCCTCGTTCGAAGACATCGCCCGCGCGATCGCCCGCCGTCTCGGTCTTGGACCGGCGCAAGCCCTGCCGGCCAGCGAGGCGATAGCGAAGTGGGGCCGAGAGCTGGCGGTGTTCGCGCTCGGCTCCAACAGCCGCGTCCGCGCGGACAAGGCGAGGGCCGAGCTCGGCTGGAAGCCCACGCATGGCTCGGTCACCGAGTGGATCGAGCGGGAGCTGGCCGCCTGA
- a CDS encoding tRNA(His) guanylyltransferase Thg1 family protein: MDPSDFESRMREGEFFHSLRLLRGAWCVLRVDGRGFSRFTETHYDKPFDVRMHEQMVRTASALMEELQGLYAYTESDEISILFRPEWSLYDREVEKLVSLSAGLASATFTHAAGVPAVFDSRVWLGVNEDAVLDYFRWRQSDATRCALNGWCYWTLRKEGQSAAQASRVLHGQSVGFKNELLFQRGINFNELPLWQRRGSGVVWEQYEKEGVNPVTGQTVRSTRRRLRVDQDLPMKEAYDAYVRERMRSGP; the protein is encoded by the coding sequence ATGGACCCGAGCGACTTCGAATCCCGGATGCGTGAGGGCGAGTTCTTCCACTCCCTGCGGCTGTTGCGTGGGGCGTGGTGCGTGCTGCGAGTGGATGGCCGGGGGTTCTCGCGCTTCACGGAGACGCACTACGACAAGCCCTTCGACGTCCGGATGCACGAGCAGATGGTGCGCACGGCCTCGGCGTTGATGGAGGAGTTGCAGGGCCTCTACGCCTATACGGAGAGCGATGAGATCTCCATCCTCTTCCGGCCGGAGTGGTCGCTCTACGACCGGGAGGTGGAGAAGCTGGTGTCGCTCAGCGCGGGCCTGGCCAGCGCCACCTTCACGCACGCGGCGGGGGTGCCGGCCGTGTTCGACAGCCGGGTGTGGCTGGGCGTGAACGAGGACGCGGTGCTGGACTACTTCCGCTGGCGTCAGTCGGATGCGACCCGGTGCGCGCTCAATGGCTGGTGCTACTGGACGCTGCGCAAGGAGGGCCAGAGCGCGGCACAGGCCTCGCGGGTCCTGCACGGCCAGTCCGTGGGCTTCAAGAACGAGCTGCTCTTCCAGCGCGGCATCAACTTCAACGAGCTGCCGCTCTGGCAGCGGCGTGGCTCGGGCGTGGTGTGGGAGCAGTACGAGAAGGAAGGGGTGAATCCCGTCACCGGCCAGACGGTGCGCTCCACGCGCCGCAGGCTGCGCGTGGACCAGGATCTTCCGATGAAAGAGGCTTACGATGCCTATGTCCGCGAGCGGATGCGCTCCGGGCCCTGA
- a CDS encoding 2,3,4,5-tetrahydropyridine-2,6-dicarboxylate N-succinyltransferase, with amino-acid sequence MSSIEELSQKVSAAFADRAKLKESGYAEAVRETLALLDSGALRVAEKGAGGWKVNAWVKEAILLFFGISDMKVMEVGPFEFFDKIPLKKGLEAAGVRVVPPGVVRYGAHVERGAVVMPGYVNIGARVGAGTMVDTWATVGSCAQVGRDVHLSGGVGLGGVLEPPTASPVIIEDGAFIGSRCIVVEGVVVEEEAVLGANVVLTASTPIIDVSGPEEKVYKGRVPARSVVIPGMKEKQFPAGRYMVPCALIIGQRKESTDKKTSLNSALRDFSVSV; translated from the coding sequence ATGTCCTCCATCGAAGAGCTGTCCCAGAAGGTGTCCGCGGCATTCGCGGACCGGGCGAAGTTGAAGGAATCCGGGTACGCCGAGGCGGTGCGCGAGACGCTGGCGCTGCTGGACTCGGGGGCCCTGCGGGTCGCGGAGAAGGGCGCCGGGGGCTGGAAGGTGAATGCCTGGGTGAAGGAGGCCATCCTCCTCTTCTTCGGCATCTCCGACATGAAGGTGATGGAGGTGGGGCCCTTCGAGTTCTTCGACAAGATTCCGTTGAAGAAGGGGCTGGAGGCGGCGGGCGTGCGGGTGGTGCCGCCCGGCGTGGTGCGCTACGGGGCGCACGTGGAGCGGGGCGCGGTGGTGATGCCCGGCTATGTGAACATCGGCGCGCGCGTGGGCGCGGGAACGATGGTGGACACCTGGGCCACGGTGGGCAGCTGTGCCCAGGTGGGCCGGGACGTGCACCTGTCCGGAGGCGTGGGGCTCGGGGGCGTGCTCGAGCCGCCCACCGCCTCGCCCGTCATCATCGAGGACGGCGCCTTCATCGGTAGCCGCTGCATCGTCGTGGAGGGCGTGGTGGTGGAAGAGGAGGCGGTGCTCGGGGCCAACGTGGTGCTCACCGCCTCCACGCCCATCATCGACGTCTCCGGCCCCGAGGAGAAGGTCTACAAGGGCCGCGTGCCGGCGCGCAGCGTGGTCATCCCCGGCATGAAGGAGAAGCAGTTCCCGGCGGGCCGCTACATGGTGCCCTGCGCGCTCATCATCGGGCAGCGCAAGGAGAGCACCGACAAGAAGACGAGCCTCAACTCGGCGCTGCGCGACTTCTCCGTCTCCGTCTAG
- a CDS encoding SDR family NAD(P)-dependent oxidoreductase, with amino-acid sequence MKGLTGKVALVTGGSSGIGLATARELGRAGAKVALVSRGKERGEAAERALREEGLEAFYVPADMGRSEDIRRMVGTVVEKWGRLDVAVNNAALGDMMLVPLTELPEEEFDRIVGVDLKGVWLCMKYEIPEMLRAGGGAIVNVSSINGLTGSPMGSAYTAAKHGMHGLSKTAAMEFARQGIRVNVVCPGAHRTPMLEGVMEKLSPGDPRKAEEQYYLARIPMGRLGAPEECGRAITWLLSEEASYVNGCVMTVDGGLMAGV; translated from the coding sequence ATGAAGGGACTCACGGGCAAGGTGGCACTGGTGACGGGGGGAAGCTCGGGGATCGGGCTGGCGACGGCGAGGGAGCTGGGACGGGCCGGGGCCAAGGTGGCGCTGGTGAGCAGGGGCAAGGAGCGGGGCGAGGCGGCGGAGCGGGCCCTGCGGGAGGAAGGGCTGGAGGCGTTCTACGTGCCAGCGGACATGGGGCGGAGCGAGGACATCCGGCGGATGGTGGGCACGGTGGTGGAGAAGTGGGGGCGGCTGGATGTGGCGGTGAACAACGCGGCGCTGGGGGACATGATGCTGGTGCCGCTGACGGAGCTGCCGGAGGAGGAGTTCGATCGAATCGTCGGGGTGGACCTCAAGGGCGTGTGGCTGTGCATGAAGTACGAGATCCCCGAGATGTTGCGAGCGGGAGGCGGGGCGATCGTCAACGTGTCGTCCATCAACGGGCTGACAGGATCACCGATGGGATCGGCGTACACGGCGGCGAAGCACGGGATGCATGGGCTGAGCAAGACGGCGGCCATGGAGTTCGCGCGGCAGGGCATCCGGGTGAACGTGGTGTGCCCTGGAGCGCACCGCACCCCCATGCTGGAGGGAGTGATGGAGAAGCTGTCTCCGGGAGACCCGAGGAAGGCGGAGGAGCAGTACTACCTGGCGAGGATTCCCATGGGGCGATTGGGAGCGCCCGAGGAGTGCGGCAGGGCCATCACCTGGCTGCTGTCGGAGGAGGCCTCGTACGTGAATGGCTGTGTGATGACGGTGGACGGCGGGCTCATGGCGGGAGTGTGA
- a CDS encoding glycosyltransferase family 39 protein: MVLPTSSRKVLLVLLALVALGLSLRLPYYGGPNLYGLQAQSWLAGRLDVPGPMEDLSLYGDRYYVAFPPFPTLVVLPVVALTGHEHVPYRAVALVLAGFVAWLAWRVLRRLDIPEADRPWLVAALLAGTAFWFCVVQSEGVWFLAHVVAVTCSLLALEEALGPARGARAGLWAGLAFLSRQLCVYLIPFILWVVWWRHAEEGRRRQVREGALAVVLVGVCGGVYLLLNALRFGDPFNTGYAGMPLEDFLAARVERYGLFHPAYVPFNFFHMFLEGPHFNFGGTRMLAPVGIDGMGTSLTLASPFLFVALAARPERRFRWAAWTMVGLCLVHMLNYYNNGWVQLNAQRFSLDFLPVLWVLMALGTRHVEARWWKALVAWSIGLNVFVLALLPVLGRALRKL, translated from the coding sequence ATGGTCCTCCCGACTTCCTCGCGCAAAGTCCTTCTCGTCCTCCTGGCCCTGGTCGCGCTCGGCCTGAGTCTGCGTCTGCCCTACTACGGTGGACCCAACCTCTACGGGCTACAGGCCCAGAGCTGGTTGGCGGGGCGGCTGGATGTGCCGGGTCCCATGGAGGACCTGAGCCTGTACGGAGACCGCTACTACGTGGCCTTTCCTCCGTTCCCCACCCTGGTGGTGTTGCCGGTGGTGGCGCTCACGGGGCACGAGCACGTGCCCTACCGGGCCGTGGCGCTGGTGCTCGCGGGCTTCGTGGCGTGGCTCGCCTGGCGGGTGCTGCGGCGGTTGGACATCCCCGAGGCGGATCGCCCCTGGCTGGTGGCGGCGCTGCTGGCGGGGACGGCCTTCTGGTTCTGCGTGGTGCAGAGCGAGGGCGTGTGGTTCCTCGCGCACGTGGTGGCGGTGACGTGCTCGCTGCTGGCCCTGGAGGAGGCGCTGGGACCGGCGCGGGGCGCTCGGGCAGGGCTGTGGGCGGGACTGGCCTTCCTGTCGCGCCAGCTGTGCGTCTATTTGATTCCCTTCATCCTGTGGGTGGTGTGGTGGCGTCACGCGGAGGAGGGCCGCCGGCGGCAGGTGCGCGAGGGAGCGTTGGCGGTCGTGCTGGTGGGCGTTTGTGGCGGCGTGTACCTGCTGCTCAATGCCCTGCGCTTCGGCGACCCCTTCAACACGGGCTACGCGGGAATGCCCCTGGAGGATTTCCTGGCCGCGCGTGTGGAGCGCTACGGCCTGTTCCATCCCGCGTACGTGCCCTTCAATTTCTTCCACATGTTCCTGGAGGGGCCCCACTTCAACTTCGGTGGGACAAGGATGCTGGCGCCCGTGGGAATCGATGGCATGGGCACGTCGCTCACCCTGGCCAGTCCCTTCCTCTTCGTGGCGCTGGCGGCGCGGCCGGAGCGCCGCTTCCGGTGGGCGGCCTGGACCATGGTGGGCCTGTGCCTCGTCCACATGCTGAACTACTACAACAACGGCTGGGTGCAGTTGAACGCGCAGCGCTTCAGCCTGGATTTCCTGCCGGTGTTGTGGGTGCTGATGGCGCTGGGCACCCGGCATGTGGAAGCTCGGTGGTGGAAGGCATTGGTGGCCTGGTCCATCGGGCTCAACGTGTTCGTCCTGGCGCTCTTGCCCGTGCTCGGCCGCGCCCTGCGCAAGTTATGA
- a CDS encoding DUF2381 family protein yields MRLPRTALQLIWFVLLMASTARADGSEKPVVRSLLLSEHPGHTTHRVYVKAQVVTTLRFEKAVDPDKTKMLGWEGRLEPLAVVRNKVIAK; encoded by the coding sequence ATGCGACTTCCCAGGACGGCTCTGCAACTCATCTGGTTCGTGCTCCTCATGGCGTCGACGGCCCGGGCGGATGGGAGCGAGAAGCCCGTCGTTCGTTCCCTCCTGCTCTCCGAGCACCCGGGCCATACCACCCACCGTGTCTACGTGAAGGCGCAGGTCGTCACCACGCTCCGGTTCGAGAAGGCGGTGGATCCGGACAAGACGAAGATGCTCGGCTGGGAGGGTCGGCTCGAGCCGCTGGCGGTGGTCCGCAACAAGGTCATTGCGAAGTAG
- a CDS encoding alkene reductase, with protein sequence MSKLFEPVALGGRTLSNRIAMAPMTRARSPDGIPNESNALYYRQRASAGLIVTEGTPISPAAEGFLYIPGLYKPEQVAGWRKVTTAVHEAGGTLFTQLWHVGRVSHVSIQPGGVSPVSSTTRTAHNSQAWGLRADGTPGPVDVSPPRALTTQQVRETSQDFVKAAGNAIAAGFDGVELHGANGYLFEQFLNPWVNDRGDEYGAQRLENRVRFLLETVDAVVARIGASRTAIRLSPYGGLFDMPAYAEVEETYLHIARELSARGIAYVHLMDQKSRGSAAIPAGFLQKFREAYSGTLILAGGMTRERAEEMIHAGLIDIAAFGEPFISNPDLVERLRQGWPLRPADRSLHYGGDAHGYTDYLTYAEERSAA encoded by the coding sequence ATGAGCAAACTCTTCGAACCGGTCGCGCTCGGCGGCCGTACGCTCTCCAACCGCATCGCGATGGCGCCGATGACCCGCGCCCGCAGTCCGGACGGGATTCCCAACGAGTCGAACGCGCTCTATTACCGCCAGCGCGCGAGCGCCGGATTGATCGTCACGGAAGGCACGCCGATCTCCCCCGCGGCCGAGGGCTTCCTCTACATCCCCGGCCTCTACAAGCCGGAGCAGGTGGCCGGCTGGCGCAAGGTGACGACCGCCGTGCATGAGGCGGGTGGCACCCTCTTCACCCAGCTCTGGCATGTCGGCCGGGTGAGCCATGTGTCCATCCAGCCCGGTGGCGTCTCGCCCGTGAGCTCCACCACGCGGACCGCGCACAACTCCCAGGCCTGGGGCCTGCGCGCGGACGGTACGCCCGGCCCCGTCGATGTCTCTCCGCCCCGCGCCCTGACCACCCAGCAGGTGCGCGAGACGAGCCAGGACTTCGTGAAGGCCGCCGGGAACGCGATCGCCGCCGGCTTCGATGGCGTCGAGCTGCACGGCGCCAATGGCTATCTCTTCGAGCAGTTCCTCAACCCGTGGGTCAACGACCGCGGCGATGAGTACGGCGCGCAGCGGCTGGAGAACCGCGTCCGCTTCCTCCTGGAGACGGTCGATGCCGTGGTGGCGCGCATCGGTGCGTCCCGCACGGCGATCCGCCTGTCGCCCTATGGCGGCCTGTTCGACATGCCGGCTTATGCGGAGGTCGAGGAGACCTACCTGCACATCGCGCGCGAGCTGTCGGCGCGTGGCATCGCCTACGTGCACCTGATGGACCAGAAATCGCGAGGCAGCGCGGCGATTCCGGCGGGGTTCCTCCAGAAGTTCCGCGAGGCCTACTCCGGCACGCTCATCCTGGCGGGAGGCATGACCCGCGAGCGCGCGGAGGAGATGATCCACGCGGGGCTGATCGACATCGCCGCCTTTGGCGAGCCCTTCATCTCCAATCCCGATCTGGTCGAGCGCCTGCGCCAGGGCTGGCCGCTCAGGCCCGCGGACCGCTCGCTCCACTACGGGGGCGACGCGCACGGCTACACGGACTACCTCACCTACGCGGAAGAAAGGAGCGCGGCATGA
- a CDS encoding Coq4 family protein encodes MKWNMLWRAVQSARAGRIGDAAALKGAATGGRAYPELDAKLERLEEPFPSIDLDALRRLPEGTFGREYVRFMDDQGLKPFIVSREVAMELARTSRLEVRYPLLHDAFHVLLGFDTSLVGELGVWSFVSAQHYSPDYDRAARWGRRLYPLVRPGQGAALREASARGEALARRARCLIAEPLEQLFTLSLAEARTRLGIVLE; translated from the coding sequence ATGAAGTGGAACATGCTGTGGCGCGCGGTGCAGAGCGCGAGGGCGGGCCGGATCGGCGATGCGGCGGCCCTGAAAGGCGCGGCGACGGGTGGCAGGGCCTATCCCGAACTCGATGCGAAGCTGGAGAGGCTCGAGGAGCCCTTTCCGTCGATCGACCTCGATGCGCTGCGACGGCTTCCCGAGGGAACCTTCGGGCGTGAGTATGTGCGCTTCATGGATGACCAGGGATTGAAGCCCTTCATCGTCTCGCGGGAAGTGGCGATGGAGTTGGCGAGGACCTCTCGCCTGGAAGTCCGCTACCCCCTGCTTCACGACGCCTTCCATGTGCTGCTCGGCTTCGACACCAGCCTCGTGGGTGAACTCGGCGTCTGGTCCTTCGTGTCCGCCCAGCACTACAGCCCCGATTACGATCGCGCGGCCCGGTGGGGCCGACGGCTCTACCCCCTCGTCCGCCCGGGGCAGGGCGCCGCATTGCGCGAGGCCTCCGCGCGCGGCGAGGCCCTGGCCCGGCGAGCCCGGTGCCTCATCGCCGAGCCTCTGGAGCAGCTCTTCACGCTTTCATTGGCGGAGGCGCGCACCCGCCTGGGCATCGTGCTCGAATAG